In Lolium rigidum isolate FL_2022 chromosome 7, APGP_CSIRO_Lrig_0.1, whole genome shotgun sequence, the DNA window AATTGTTTTGTTACGTATTGAAATATGCTCTATATATACCTTTTATTGTCATTTTGGTCAGAAATGTTCTTACATTTTAATTATTAATAATGGTTTATCACCATCAAACCAGATGAACCGATGGTCCAACTAGCGAAACGGTGAACCAGTCGCCTCACCGATTTAGTCATcagtccggtttttaaaactatgtccGACACCCTGCGATATGGCTTTAGTCAAGTTAAAATttacaaagtttgaccaaacataAAAACTATTACTCCCTCCTTCCATTTTAGATATTCTAGAATGGActagagacaaaaaaaaaagagtaaaccTACATAGTAAAACACAACTAAATACATGCATTTATGAAAAAAAAAGATCTTACATTAGTGAACTGATAAAGTACCAATATCTTCAATATAAAAACAATATTATTAAAATTATCATGAAATATCTTTTCATACTATGTGAATTTTGCAACCCCTCTGCTCTGATCCAAATTACTTATCACAAGTTACCTACACCAGATTTTTGTCAATATTTTGCGTAAATCTATGACAAGTAATTTGGGTTGGAAGGAGTATTATAATTTATAAATACTGATATTTTTTTATATAGAGTAGTTAGTACACACTGTAATTAAAAAACAGAGGAAGTGATAGTTTCCTTCCTAGATAGAGGCATAGAGCCAATGATATTTGTAGCGATGGCGGCACGTTGTGTAAATTCCGTGAGTGACGCACATGTTGCCGTTGTGTACGTGCAGGATGGAGGACCTtgagtcggaggaggtgaaggagtTCGTCCGCGCGCAGGCGGCCGTGTCCGACGCCGTGCTGGCCACCTGCGACCACCGCGGCCGCCTGCGCGGGCAGCTGACGGCGCTGCTGGACCACCCGCGCCACCGCGCCCCCTTCAAGCGCGCCGGCAGCTACTTCTACTTCCACAACCCGGGCCTCCTCCCCCATGCCGCCCTCTACGTCCAGCACGGGCTGGGCGGCGACCCCGACGTGCTGCTGGACCCGAGCGCGCTCAGCGACGACGCCACGGTGTCCCTGTCCATGGTCGGCGTCAGCGACGACGCCGAGCACCTGGCCTACGGCACCAGCGCCAGCGGCAGCGACTGGGTGACCATCAGGGTCATGCGCGTCCGCGACAGGCGCCTCCTGCCCGACACCCTCTCCTGGGTGAAGTTCTCGCGCGTCGCTTGGACGCGCGACGGGGAGGGGTTCTTCTACTCGCGGTTCCCAACTCCAAAGTAAGTTGCTGCAGATTGTAGTACAAGTGTGATCAAAATGGAGGAGTATCTTGTGCTTCATTCTTCGTGTGGCGTTGCTGGTTTTGGTGTGCAGGGACGACGACGGCGCGTCGGATTCTGGGATCAGGACCGATGTTAACCTCAACCACGAGGTCTACTACCATCTCCTCGGAACCGAGCAGTCTGACGACGTGCTGTGCTGGAAAGACCCTGAACATCCAAAGTACATATACACCCCTGAAGTTACAGAGGACGGCAAGGTACATTAGACACTGAACTTAACGTTGACTGAAGCAGAGAATCAGAGATATTCCTTTTGTGACTGATGATATCTTTTGCTACTCTGCTGCAGTACGTGCTTCTGTCAGTCGCAGAAACTTCAGAGCCGGTGAACAAGCTCTACTACTGCGACCTCTCATCCCTGCCGCACGGCCTACCAGGCCTCAACCGAACCCACGAAATGCTTCCCTTCGTGAAGCTCGTCGACGAATTCGAGGCCTACTACGGAGTCATCGCCAACGACGGCACCCGGTTCACCATCCTCACGAACAAAGACGCTCAAAGATATAAATTGTCGCGGGTCGACGTCGATGACCCGCAGTCGTGGTTCGACGTCTTGCCCGAAGACGACAAGGCCGTGCTAGAGTCGGCCTGCGCCGTGCATGGGGACAAGCTCCTGGTGAACTACCTGTCGGACGTCAAGTATGTGCTGCAGATGAGAAGTTTGGGCACCGGGGAGTTGTTACATGACATTCCGATCGACATCGGCAGCGTCAACGGGATCTCCGGCAGGCGCGCCGACTCCGAGGTGTTCGTCGAGTTCGCGAGCTTCCTTACTCCGGGGATCGTCTACCGGTGTGATCTGAGCAGTGGGGCTCCTGAGATGAGCATCTACAGAGAAATCTCGGTTCCAGGCTTCGATCGCACGGAGTTCGAAGCGAAGCAGGTACATTCGCTTAGCTGAATGAAAATATATGATTCCAGGTGTATTTGCAGTTCAGTTAAACTTGCTTGTTTGCAGTTCAGTTAAACTTGCTTGGTTTTTCCAGGTGTTCTACCCGAGCAAGGACGGCACCAAGATCCCGATGTTCGTGGTGTCCAGGAAGGGCATCGACCTCGACGGGTCGCACCCGGCGCTGCTCTTCGGCTACGGCGGGTTCGGCATGAGCGTGACGCCGCAGTTCAGCGCCGCCCGCGTCGTCCTCATGCGGAACCTCGGCTTCGTGGCCTGCATCGCCAACATCCGGGGCGGCGGGGAGTACGGCGAAGGCTGGCACAAGGCCGGCTCGCTCGCCAACAAGCAGAACTGCTTCGACGacttcgtcgccgccggcgagttcCTCGTGTCCGCGGGCTACACGATCCCGAGCCGGCTCTGCGTCGAGGGTGGCAGCAACGGGGGGCTCCTGGTGGCCGCCTGCATCAACCAGGTTAGTTTTGTTGGTCTGTTCCACGTTGTTGCATTgcagcaacaaaaaaaaaattggtcgATCGCTTATGCTGCAGAATGATTGTTTTGCTGTTGCAGCGACCTGATCTTTTCGGGTGTGCTCTTGCTCACGTCGGTGTCATGGACA includes these proteins:
- the LOC124677851 gene encoding prolyl endopeptidase-like, with translation MGSLAAADEPLPPLGYPPARRDGDIVDDYHGVLVPDPYRWMEDLESEEVKEFVRAQAAVSDAVLATCDHRGRLRGQLTALLDHPRHRAPFKRAGSYFYFHNPGLLPHAALYVQHGLGGDPDVLLDPSALSDDATVSLSMVGVSDDAEHLAYGTSASGSDWVTIRVMRVRDRRLLPDTLSWVKFSRVAWTRDGEGFFYSRFPTPKDDDGASDSGIRTDVNLNHEVYYHLLGTEQSDDVLCWKDPEHPKYIYTPEVTEDGKYVLLSVAETSEPVNKLYYCDLSSLPHGLPGLNRTHEMLPFVKLVDEFEAYYGVIANDGTRFTILTNKDAQRYKLSRVDVDDPQSWFDVLPEDDKAVLESACAVHGDKLLVNYLSDVKYVLQMRSLGTGELLHDIPIDIGSVNGISGRRADSEVFVEFASFLTPGIVYRCDLSSGAPEMSIYREISVPGFDRTEFEAKQVFYPSKDGTKIPMFVVSRKGIDLDGSHPALLFGYGGFGMSVTPQFSAARVVLMRNLGFVACIANIRGGGEYGEGWHKAGSLANKQNCFDDFVAAGEFLVSAGYTIPSRLCVEGGSNGGLLVAACINQRPDLFGCALAHVGVMDMLRFHKFTIGRAWTCDFGCSEKEEEFQWLIKYSPLHNVRRPWEKCAAGDHHRHQYPPTMLLTADHDDRVVPSHTLKFLATMQHVLCRSVEQSPQTNPIVARIDRKSGHGCGRSTQKIIDEAADRYAFAAKMMGVSWID